The Pelosinus sp. IPA-1 genome includes the window GAAAAGAAAGGATGGAGGTGCTTGCGAGAATAGCAATTGATGGGCAACGAAATTACGTGCACATTTTTAGCTTCTGGCTTAATCAAAGTACAGTCTTAGCTGTTCAAACCTGTAATGAAGAAATGTTATCAGTATTATTTTTAACAAAAAATAAAAATGGCTTACAATGCATAAAAAACTCTTAAAGCAATGGGATTTTGTCTACAGCATCCCATTGCTTTAAGAGTAACATTCATAACTTTTTTAAATAAAAATAACACCCCTTAAATCAGTGAAGTTCTTTGGCGGGAATCCTCTGATTTAAAGGGTGCAACACAACATATTCGTACATATTGTACGTCTATGCTTGTATTTCTTATTGCATTTATTCAATATTATAGACGATGAGACATATTCTGTCAATACTTTTTGAAGGTTTTAGTTTTAGATAGTAATTTTGATAATATGTAAAAAAATTAGCGTTTCTTCACGCAAAAAAGAATTATTATTAAATTGTAAAGGGGACAAGAAATAAATGCTTACTTATATTTTTCCCGGACAAGGTTCTCAAGTTAAAGAAATGGGTAAAACTCTTTTTGATGAATTCAAACACATTACGGCACAGGCAGATGACATTTTAGGATATTCAGTAAAAAAACTCTGTATAGAAGACCCTAACTTTACATTAGCACAAACTCAATATACTCAGCCCGCTTTATACGTGGTTAATGCATTAAGTTACTTAAAAAAAATTAAAGATTCGGGGAAAAAGCCAGATTATGTTGCAGGACACAGTTTAGGCGAATATAATGCTTTACTTGTCGCTGGAGCATTTGAATTTGCGATAGGATTAAAATTAGTGCAAAAGCGAGGTGAATTAATGAGTCATGCTATGGGCGGAGGTATGGCTGCCGTTATTGGATTAAAAGAAGAAGAAATTATTACTGTTTTGGAAGAAAATAATTTGCAGGATATAGATATTGCAAATTATAATTCTCCATCTCAAATCGTAATTTCTGGTTTACAAACCGATATCGATCGTGCAGAACCCATATTTGAAAGAACGAAAGGTGTGAAATTGTTCATTCGTTT containing:
- the fabD gene encoding ACP S-malonyltransferase gives rise to the protein MLTYIFPGQGSQVKEMGKTLFDEFKHITAQADDILGYSVKKLCIEDPNFTLAQTQYTQPALYVVNALSYLKKIKDSGKKPDYVAGHSLGEYNALLVAGAFEFAIGLKLVQKRGELMSHAMGGGMAAVIGLKEEEIITVLEENNLQDIDIANYNSPSQIVISGLQTDIDRAEPIFERTKGVKLFIRLKTSGAFHSRYMEAAKRKFDAYINSFRFSELMIPVISNVHARPYQQAEIGANLLQQITHPVRWTESIKYLLSLGKMEFEEVGPGRVLTGLVQKIQIDEKPLVITKEDPFLKNAYKHSKCCS